The Plasmodium brasilianum strain Bolivian I chromosome 14, whole genome shotgun sequence genome contains a region encoding:
- a CDS encoding translocation protein SEC63 has translation MSQFRDTFTKDSKKEPLLSYDDSAFIFFAGTVLICVLIPCTYIYIKNLINKIFNNDYYNLKKSKNNSVYRSCACSLCKEKQEKGNKSTTIWDKIGYTKIIQFFLLIIFWGLLVVLVKEMLNTKPMQTFDPFEILEVNVGASVGEIKKAYRLKSLKYHPDKNPNDTSAAAKFILITKAYQALTDEISKENYEKYGNPDGPGMMKVGIGLPKLLIDEKYQLLILSIFFLIFLVFIPATFIMYYQKQKQYGPNGVKIETLQYLTYTINENSRAKAYPEMLAATAESRDIEFREEDNKYIKKMIEELVEPKKRTFKVPIIIKNYFLILAHMQRRYDLLSEDLKNDLEQILKFSLLITHSMIEISILRDWFLTAQSALTFRRCLIQAFDIRSSSLLQIPHFDENTIKHVHKGKFAVKDLLEFVHQNHESRKGLAEMNDNQILDVKSFCNVVPDIKMTAEILVEDETHIVKGDVASIYIHIERTNLQEQEAAGYIHAPFFPQPKFEEWWIIATYKGDDRILKYAHVKNCEKKIEEKLQFMVDRVGNLSVSIFLLSDCYFGCDKKLDLPFRAYSSSEIKREIFVHPEDIELDNEPTLFQQMLGDIGGGGDSSDEEEDDDDIHEKNKKKTSPPNNNSGKNNSNNSNNNNHNNSNSNNNSSNNNTNNRNTNTNKSNNNNNNDNNNDNNNDKNKNYYKSNNKGKMSQNNTPSDHENYIPEDDSNDDSDDG, from the coding sequence ATGTCGCAGTTTCGCGATACTTTTACGAAAGATAGCAAAAAAGAGCCATTATTGAGTTATGATGACTcagcatttattttttttgcggGAACTGTTTTAATTTGTGTATTAATtccatgtacatatatatatattaaaaatttaattaataaaatttttaacaatGATTATTACAATTTGAAAAAGTCGAAAAACAACAGTGTTTATCGGTCGTGTGCTTGTTCCCTGTGTAAGGAGAAAcaagaaaaaggaaataaaagtaCTACAATATGGGATAAAATAGGATATACGaaaataattcaattttttcttttgataaTATTTTGGGGATTATTAGTTGTCCTAGTGAAAGAAATGTTGAATACGAAACCAATGCAAACATTTGACCCTTTTGAAATACTAGAAGTGAATGTTGGAGCATCCGTAggggaaattaaaaaagctTATAGATTAAAATCGTTAAAATATCATCCTGATAAGAATCCAAATGATACGTCTGCTGCtgcaaaatttattttaataacaaaGGCATATCAAGCCCTGACTGATGAAATATCGAAGgagaattatgaaaaatatggaaatCCAGATGGACCAGGTATGATGAAAGTAGGAATTGGTTTGCCAAAATTATTGATTGATGAAAAATATCAACTGTTAATTttgtccattttttttttaatatttcttgtATTTATACCTGCaacatttattatgtattatcaaaaacaaaaacaatatGGTCCGAACGGTGTTAAAATTGAGACATTAcaatatttaacatatacaataaatgaaaatagtaGAGCAAAAGCATACCCTGAAATGTTAGCTGCTACGGCAGAAAGTAGAGATATAGAATTTAGAGAAGAagacaataaatatataaaaaaaatgattgaaGAACTTGTTGAGCCAAAGAAAAGGACTTTTAAAGTAcctataataattaaaaattattttttaatattagcTCATATGCAAAGACGATACGATTTATTATCagaagatttaaaaaatgatttggaacaaattcttaaattttctttattaataacACATAGTATGATAGAAATCAGTATATTAAGAGATTGGTTTTTAACAGCTCAATCAGCCCTAACATTTCGAAGATGTTTAATACAAGCTTTTGATATTAGAAGCTCTAGTTTATTACAAATTCCACATTTTGATGAAAATACTATTAAGCATGTGCATAAGGGAAAATTTGCAGTAAAAGACTTACTAGAGTTTGTTCATCAAAATCACGAAAGTAGAAAAGGGTTAGCTGAAATGAATGATAATCAAATACTTGATGTTAAATCATTTTGTAATGTTGTTCCAGATATAAAAATGACTGCTGAAATATTGGTTGAAGATGAAACACATATAGTAAAAGGGGACGTAGCttctatttatattcatattgaAAGAACTAATTTACAAGAACAGGAAGCTGCAGGTTATATTCAtgctcctttttttcctcaaCCAAAATTTGAAGAATGGTGGATTATTGCAACTTACAAAGGAGATGAtcgtattttaaaatatgcacatgtaaaaaattgtgagaaaaaaattgaggaaaaattacaatttatGGTAGATAGAGTTGGAAATTTAAGtgtttcaatatttttattgagtGATTGTTATTTTGGATGTGATAAAAAACTAGATTTACCATTTAGAGCCTACTCATCTTCAGagataaaaagagaaatatttGTCCATCCTGAAGACATAGAATTAGATAATGAACCAACTTTATTTCAGCAAATGCTCGGAGATATTGGAGGTGGGGGTGATAGTAGTGACGAAGAAgaagatgatgatgatattcatgaaaagaataagaaaaaaacaagcCCTCCGAATAATAATAgtggtaaaaataatagcaataatagtaataataataatcataataacagtaatagtaataataatagtagtaataataatacaaataataggAATACAAATactaataaaagtaataataataataataatgataataataatgataataataatgataaaaataaaaattattataaaagtaataataaggGAAAAATGTCCCAAAATAATACACCAAGTGAtcatgaaaattatattcctGAGGATGATTCAAATGACGATTCTGATGATGGATAA
- a CDS encoding hypothetical protein (conserved Plasmodium protein), with translation MSRLQSSTKECYNTNAHLDSISNLNKCNDIFINSNFSHERNIPYILKMYANELHCSSDEHKSEQSHIKSENLLHQRTEHISDNTYLTSILHSSNVISSQNENCQLLNNKTFYSYLSSVDKNMYSNENKNQSSCLTSSVSTKNNPVEISYNEEWIKLESNEESNFIHNNKRDNSSNYEIKYNMKDNRGIDDTANKTNKELSNFYSNNSTCIKDHTNSKEESLNFFTKIDNSKNKHILLDCDNTSNDGSSSYDKSCDSSHQTSKAAITNNYPLNYSVKIPTEASHTRGVNTCTIKKEILNKSTSSNWHENVNNVCYSNGKIKIENKIQSKNSDLQNKSNLFGGENEGDSCSGKKKHKIHVEKISPNRLLSSQIEDNKTKFTEKNCKKSNTEEKTDASLYNKKLKSYSLDDLKKGKVQIPDVLFMKLPFNSKGDNLIDSYRRNNKLLSLMNDCNDSVSLILKYPQIEKKKQTKTFKIPTEISYNISSKIGSSIIYIDEFDRKNYHPHVKNLRMGKIFEKHVFSILKNKKDLGRTVFSKCNKYKKYKYNNKKGFWISNIDKRRLVNPEKNDSYITELVYEENNSYDKEIRELMYCKNYNVIPPIQELYKDNNFYLFLRKEKMCPYSLRPTMATTMRRYDIDNISGYKKVQTSECITAVYPS, from the coding sequence ATGTCACGCCTTCAGAGCTCCACAAAAGAGTGTTATAATACAAATGCTCACCTAGATTCAATaagtaatttaaataaatgtaatgatatttttataaatagtaATTTTTCACATGAGCGCAATAttccatatattttgaaaatgtaTGCTAATGAATTACATTGCTCAAGCGATGAACACAAGAGTGAACAATCTCACataaaaagtgaaaatttACTTCATCAAAGAACTGAACATATAAGTGATAACACATATCTAACTAGCATACTTCATTCAAGTAACGTAATTAGTTCACAAAATGAAAACTGCCAACTTCTGAAcaataaaactttttattcttatctGTCATCTgtagataaaaatatgtacagtAACGAAAATAAGAACCAGTCTTCCTGTTTAACCTCATCAGTatcaacaaaaaataatccAGTGGAAATTTCGTATAATGAAGAATGGATAAAGTTGGAGAGTAATGAAGAATCAAATTTTATCCATAACAATAAAAGAGATAACTCTTcaaattatgaaataaaatataatatgaaagaTAATAGAGGAATTGATGATACtgcaaataaaacaaataaagaattaagtaatttttatagtaataattcTACATGCATTAAAGATCACACGAATTCAAAGGAAGAAtctttgaatttttttactaaaatagACAACTCAAAAAATAAGCATATTTTGCTCGATTGCGATAACACCAGCAATGATGGATCTTCTTCCTATGACAAATCTTGTGATTCTTCTCATCAGACTAGTAAAGCTGctattacaaataattatcCATTAAATTATTCTGTCAAGATACCAACCGAAGCAAGCCATACCCGAGGTGTAAATACATGTACTATAAAGAAGGAAATTTTAAACAAGTCTACTTCTTCGAATTGGCATGAGAACGTTAATAACGTATGTTACTCAaatggtaaaataaaaatagaaaataaaatacaaagtaaaaattctgatttacaaaataaaagcaatTTATTTGGAGGGGAAAATGAGGGTGATTCGTGCTCGGGGAAAAAGAAGCACAAAATACATGTAGAAAAAATATCTCCGAATCGTTTGTTATCATCACAGATAGAAgataacaaaacaaaatttactgaaaaaaattgtaaaaaaagtaatacaGAAGAAAAAACGGATGCTTCgctttataataaaaagttaaaaagttACTCACTAGATGatttgaaaaaaggaaaggtACAAATTCCAgatgttttatttatgaagTTACCATTTAATTCAAAAGGAGATAATTTAATAGATTCATatagaagaaataataaattgctAAGTTTAATGAATGATTGTAATGATTCTGTTAGCCTTATTTTAAAGTATCCACaaattgagaaaaaaaaacaaactaaaacatttaaaataccAACGgaaatttcatataatattagcAGTAAAATTGGCTCATctatcatatatatagatgaaTTTGATAGAAAGAATTACCATCCTCATGTTAAAAATTTACGTATGGggaaaatatttgaaaaacacgtttttagtattttaaaaaataagaaagatTTAGGAAGAACAGTATTTagtaaatgtaataaatataaaaaatataaatacaacaACAAAAAAGGCTTCTGGATAAGTAATATTGACAAAAGACGTTTAGTGAACCCTGAAAAAAACGATAGTTATATTACAGAGCTAGtttatgaagaaaataattcatatgaTAAAGAAATAAGGGAATTAAtgtattgtaaaaattataatgttaTTCCACCTATACAAGAATTATACaaagataataatttttatctatttttacgaaaagaaaaaatgtgcCCTTATTCTTTAAGACCAACCATGGCAACTACAATGCGCAGATACGACATAGATAACATTTCGGGTTACAAAAAGGTCCAAACATCGGAATGTATTACTGCTGTTTACCCttcttaa
- a CDS encoding hypothetical protein (conserved Plasmodium protein) — MDVEKSRTTKFMGDNNILKEKTTEIGSYSSKEKAESNSGDVTENYDFMKSCDSINTLFQGGNEIREGELNGIMNCSEERNNVSSSDKNAYYCTSKSDNISINIYTTNRKDLLRYVLNNNSILKTKINLEENISTKRNDKKNFDEIYANDIDRKRSIILSKSNSVRRRNASEECNLNYLKCNKRNEKYNSNEKNVKHACKEYTSYHYHETEKTGLWLVDSVNRLLDNLSDNNSKDFFINNVHSKDMNHYSGNNMTCTNVKGYSKIKWSDYVKFNSLIYYSHILPIYEGIRKMFINFQKEKLEQREKKKKKKKTDLTMFAVSKFSRKNLKNPCNSESYANLFSESMSNGGVGMAQNRDNTTDNGNGIDSGDNSGGGNDDNNNGYDDDYGYYAFSNYFIQLVRQVRDKYNEFCDTIGEKLENVDKENYSFKEYCIIVSKIFVTHILNMIPFYELPLFLNNMLNSFNACIQYENNESVKEVDLTNSYNIDTHNRIETLYNLPVNFSNSVTNLNTTIRLNCGEQNKPTIVVSGTCEFSYNDINQNLLRRCATDTHENRHKMNIQLNRANRENSNFLDSILPERRNSLTSIFSNLPKYMKTYANSRSKLNNFVSIKRVSKLKKVNKKAHLNEDLPLDSNKSTYIYSKDIKSNTDINIETIEGDKENVDDHLAKKPSTSFSLYSDSFNITNSDNYCSVKSLPLNGFTKLGNSLKHQKSQEDSVEFLECKGN, encoded by the coding sequence atggatGTTGAAAAATCACGTACCACCAAATTTATGGGAGATAATAATATTCTGAAAGAAAAGACAACAGAAATAGGCTCCTATAGTAGCAAGGAAAAGGCTGAAAGCAATTCTGGTGATGTTACAGAAAATTATGATTTTATGAAGAGCTGTGATAGCATTAATACGTTATTTCAAGGAGGAAATGAAATAAGAGAAGGTGAGCTCAACGGAATTATGAACTGTTCAGAAGAAAGGAATAACGTTTCCAGTAGTgataaaaatgcatattattGTACAAGCAAAAGTGATAATATATCCATAAACATTTATACCACAAATAGAAAAGATTTGTTACGTTATGTGcttaacaataatagtatCTTAAAAACCAAAATAAATTTGgaagaaaatatatcaacAAAAAGGAATGATAAGAAGAATTTTGACGAAATCTATGCAAATGATATAGATAGAAAGAGAAGCATAATATTAAGCAAAAGTAATTCTGTTCGTCGGAGAAATGCAAGTGAAGAGTGTAATTTGAATTAtctaaaatgtaataaaagaaacgaaaaatataatagcaatgaaaaaaatgtaaaacatGCATGTAAGGAATATACGTCTTATCATTATCATGAAACGGAGAAAACAGGTTTATGGCTAGTTGATTCAGTTAACAGATTATTAGATAATTTAAGTGATAATAATTCTAAggatttttttataaataatgttcATTCGAAGGATATGAATCACTACAGTGGTAATAATATGACTTGTACGAATGTAAAGGGATACTCAAAAATAAAGTGGTCagattatgtaaaatttaatagCCTTATTTATTATAGTCATATTTTGCCAATATATGAAGGTATAcgtaaaatgtttataaattttcaaaaggaaaaattagaacagagagaaaaaaaaaaaaaaaaaaaaaaaactgacTTAACCATGTTCGCCGTATCAAAATTTTCACGAAAAAATCTAAAGAATCCATGTAATTCTGAATCTTATGCAAATCTGTTTAGCGAAAGCATGTCTAACGGAGGAGTTGGAATGGCACAAAACCGTGATAACACAACAGATAACGGTAATGGTATTGATAGTGGTGATAACAGCGGTGGTggaaatgatgataataataatggttATGATGATGATTATGGTTATTATGCATTTTCGAACTACTTTATTCAACTGGTACGTCAGGTTAgagataaatataatgaattttgTGATACTATTGgagaaaaattagaaaatgtAGATAAAGAAAACTACAGCTTTAAAGAATATTGTATAATAGTATCCAAAATATTTGttacacatattttaaatatgattCCGTTTTATGAGCTCCCGTTATTTCTGAACAATATgcttaattcttttaatgcATGCATACAATATGAAAATAACGAATCAGTAAAAGAGGTTGACTTAACTAATTCTTATAACATAGATACACATAACAGAATTGAAACATTGTATAACCTACCGGTCAATTTTAGTAATTCCGTAACTAATTTAAATACAACCATTCGACTAAATTGTGGTGAACAGAACAAACCTACTATAGTTGTTAGTGGCACTTGTGAATTTTCATATAACgatataaatcaaaatttGTTGAGACGCTGTGCAACCGACACACATGAAAATAGACATAAGATGAATATACAACTTAATCGAGCGAATCGAGAAAATTCGAATTTTTTGGATAGTATATTACCAGAAAGAAGAAACAGTTTAACATCTATTTTCAGTAATTTAccaaaatatatgaagacATATGCAAACAGTAGAAGTAAGTTAAATAACTTTGTTAGTATAAAAAGAGTatctaaattaaaaaaagtgaatAAAAAAGCTCATTTAAATGAAGATTTACCATTGGATAGTAATAAATCaacttatatttattcaaaagatataaaatcaAATACAGATATTAATATTGAAACAATAGAAGGCGACAAGGAAAATGTAGATGATCATTTAGCAAAGAAGCCTAGTACATCTTTTAGTCTTTATAGcgattcttttaatataactAATAGTGATAATTATTGTAGCGTTAAATCTTTGCCACTTAATGGATTTACCAAATTAGGAAATTCACTGAAGCATCAAAAAAGTCAAGAAGATTCTGTTGAGTTTTTGGAATGTAAAGGCAACTGA